GTTGCCATGGTCGTCATAACCCGGTGTCACGGTATTGGCGTAGCGCTGGTTGGTCAGGTTGCGCAGGTCGATCCAGGCTTGCCAGTCCTGTTTCGGCGCGTCATAGCCGACGGTGGCGCCCAACAAGCCATAGGCTGATGCGTAGTAGGAGTTGGCATAGTCCACCGCCACCCGCGAGGAGTACTCGCCATTGAGGCTGCTGAAAAAGCCGCTGGGATGGCTGTAGCGCACCTGCGCCTGGTAATAGTGCTTGGGGATGCCGGGCAGCGTGTTGTCACCAAAACGCGGGTCGTCGCGGTAGTGGAAGTTGCTGTAGGTGTAGGCCTGGCGCAGGGCCAGGCGGCCTGCATTGCCACCGTCCCACAGCGGGCTGGTGAGGCTCAGTTCCAGGCCTTGGTGGATGGTCGGGCTGGCGTTGGATTCAGCGACCACCTGCGAGGTGTTGGGCGTAGCTGCCTGGGTCTCGACACTGAGCAGTTCATGGCGCACCAGCGAGTGGTACAACGCCAGGTCCCACTGGCCAAACCAGGCTTCGCCGCGCCCGCCCACTTCCAGGGTGGTGGCGGTCTGGTTTTGCAGCTCCACGCCTTCGCGGGTCAAGCCCGCCTCCGGCCTGCCCGAGTCTTTCGCGAAGAACTTGTTGGAACCCCAGATCATCGACCAGGCATGCGGCGGCTCCACCGAGCGGCTCAGGTTGCCATACACCTGCAACTGCGGATTGAAGTCATAGCGCAGCCCCACGCGCGGCGCATAGTCCCAGTCGTGGGTGCTCAAGGGGGCATGGGTCTCGGGGTAAGTGACTTCGGTTTCGCGGCGGGTGTAGATCGCTGCCAGCCCGGTGGTCAGCCACAGGTCGGGCAGCAGTTCCAGGTCGTTGCTCACATGCAACACCGTATCCGACCCCAGGTAGCTGTAGTCACGGGTCTTGGTACCCGGAGCGAATGTGGCCGTGGTGCCGGCGGGCACGCGCACGTATTCCGACACGCCGTTATTGGGCATCCCCTGGGTAGTGCGCAGGCCGACCGTGGTCTTGCTGTCGCGCCCCAGCAGCGTGTCCTGGCGGATGTAGTTCAAGGTGCCGCTGATGTCGGTGTACGCCACTTTCAACCGGTTGGTGCCCTCGCGCAGGTCCATCGGGTAATCGTGATACACCAGGCCCGCTTCGATGCGCGCGTTATCGTCCAACTGCAGGGTGGTCTTGTTGGCGATCCACGTCGAGCCCGGCTGCAAGCGCTTGGAGTCGCGCGCCAGGTTGACGGCGTTGGCCGCGCGCGGGCCGTGTTCGATCTGCTGGCGCGTGAGTTTGCCGGGGCTGTCGTTGGCAGTTTCGCGGTAGCGGAAATAGAAGCGCGTTTCCAGGTCCGGGTTGAACCGGTAACCGAAGTTGGCCGCCACACCCTTGCCACTGCCGGCGCTCTGTTGCTGGAAGCCGTCGTACTCGACATCGGTCAGGCTGATGTAATAGTCGGCATCGCCCAGCACTTGCCCCGAACTGATTTCCCGCTGGGCATAACCATGGCTGCCGGCCTCATAGCGCACGCGCAACTTGGGGGCATCGTAGCCCGTGCGGGTCACATAGTTGACCGCCCCGCCCAGGGCCAAGGCGCCCCGATCAAACCCGTTGGCGCCGCGCAGCACTTCAACCCGGCTAAGCCACAACGGATCCTTGAGTTCGTAAGGCGTACCGCCGGGGCCGGTAAGTGGCAGGCCGTCGATGGTTTCATACAGGCCGGACGCATGACTGCCGGGACCCCGGTTGATGCCCGAGCCGCGAATGGAGATTTTCACCCCTTCGTTGTTCGCAGCCTTAGCGTAGATGCCGGCCTGGTACTTGAGCACATCTTCATTGCTGCTGACCCGGCCCTGCCCGACGCTCGCCATATCAACGTAGTTGGTCCCACCGGGCACCTGCTTGAGTTGCGCCTGGGCCGCTTCGCCTTCGCTCAGTTCTGTGCTGGTGACTTGCAGCGGCGCCAACTGCAGCGCCTCCTGGGCCTGTGCCAGGTGGCTAAATGTCAGGGCAACCGCCAAGCCGAGCGAGCGCGGGGAAAGAACAAGCAAAGGTTGTCGCAGGCGCATGGGCCGAATCCTTGAAGAGGTCTGCGGTTGGAAGCCGCGGATCATACGCAGGTCACGCACAAACCTCGTCGATTAGGCTAATGTGCTGGCCCTGAGCGCCCCTTAACCCTTGAGGCCGAGCCTTTCATGCGCAATCTCACCTTCGCCAGCATCTGCCTGTTCTCTTCACTATTGGTCGGTTGCCAACAACACCCACCGGCCAACGACCAACTGGATGCGGTGCTCTGGACCCAAACCTCCATCGAGCATGAGTTGATCTATCGCCAGGTGTTCGCCGACGCCACCCGCCAACTCGACGTGGCCCTGGCCACCAAGGACTGGGACGCCCTGCCCTTTGCCCCGCGCAACCTGAGCGGCTTGCCGCCGGCGGTGATCGTCGATATCGATGAAACCCTCCTGGACAACGTGCCGCTCAATGCCCGGGACATCGTCAGCAACCAGGTCTACTCCTATGACCGCTGGAACACCTGGGTCGACCAGGCCAAGGCCCAGGCCCTGCCCGGTGCCGTGGCGTTTTTACAGGCAGCCAAGCAACGGGGGATCAAGGTGTATTACCTGACCAACCGTGAGCACAGCCAGG
The Pseudomonas hygromyciniae genome window above contains:
- a CDS encoding 5'-nucleotidase, lipoprotein e(P4) family is translated as MRNLTFASICLFSSLLVGCQQHPPANDQLDAVLWTQTSIEHELIYRQVFADATRQLDVALATKDWDALPFAPRNLSGLPPAVIVDIDETLLDNVPLNARDIVSNQVYSYDRWNTWVDQAKAQALPGAVAFLQAAKQRGIKVYYLTNREHSQVQATVDNLRLRGFPVESNEQVLAAATPTGHCEQAGYGKNCRRQWVASQARVLLMAGDSLGDFVQAEHNTLAAQRQAVEPYVGWFGQRWFLLPNPTYGNWYSAPYGDREEIPFAQKRFFKREALQLQQ
- a CDS encoding TonB-dependent receptor family protein translates to MRLRQPLLVLSPRSLGLAVALTFSHLAQAQEALQLAPLQVTSTELSEGEAAQAQLKQVPGGTNYVDMASVGQGRVSSNEDVLKYQAGIYAKAANNEGVKISIRGSGINRGPGSHASGLYETIDGLPLTGPGGTPYELKDPLWLSRVEVLRGANGFDRGALALGGAVNYVTRTGYDAPKLRVRYEAGSHGYAQREISSGQVLGDADYYISLTDVEYDGFQQQSAGSGKGVAANFGYRFNPDLETRFYFRYRETANDSPGKLTRQQIEHGPRAANAVNLARDSKRLQPGSTWIANKTTLQLDDNARIEAGLVYHDYPMDLREGTNRLKVAYTDISGTLNYIRQDTLLGRDSKTTVGLRTTQGMPNNGVSEYVRVPAGTTATFAPGTKTRDYSYLGSDTVLHVSNDLELLPDLWLTTGLAAIYTRRETEVTYPETHAPLSTHDWDYAPRVGLRYDFNPQLQVYGNLSRSVEPPHAWSMIWGSNKFFAKDSGRPEAGLTREGVELQNQTATTLEVGGRGEAWFGQWDLALYHSLVRHELLSVETQAATPNTSQVVAESNASPTIHQGLELSLTSPLWDGGNAGRLALRQAYTYSNFHYRDDPRFGDNTLPGIPKHYYQAQVRYSHPSGFFSSLNGEYSSRVAVDYANSYYASAYGLLGATVGYDAPKQDWQAWIDLRNLTNQRYANTVTPGYDDHGNDMARSTPGDGMGVYAGVSWSLR